In one Rhea pennata isolate bPtePen1 chromosome 15, bPtePen1.pri, whole genome shotgun sequence genomic region, the following are encoded:
- the LOC134147477 gene encoding LOW QUALITY PROTEIN: melanin-concentrating hormone receptor 1-like (The sequence of the model RefSeq protein was modified relative to this genomic sequence to represent the inferred CDS: inserted 1 base in 1 codon), translated as MSVVVTIRSAXFLCWAPYFTLQLVHLGAAQPAVVCRDASNMAIRLGYASCCLGVFLCTVPSVETRHGPSQETALSTTHSHRTGNYLALPISVP; from the exons ATGTCAGTAGTGGTAACCATCCgctctg ttttcctctgctggGCACCCTACTTCACTCTGCAGCTGGTTCACCTCGGAGCTGCGCAGCCCGCCGTCGTGTGCCGGGATGCCTCCAACATGGCCATCCGCCTGGGTTACGCCAGCTGCTGCCTCGGCGTCTTCCTGTGCACCGTGCCGAGTG TAGAAACACGCCATGGGCCGTCTCAGGAGACTGCTCTCAGCACGACACATTCTCATCGTACAGGTAATTATCTCGCACTGCCGATCTCCGTTCCTTAG